From Echinicola soli, a single genomic window includes:
- a CDS encoding DUF6691 family protein has protein sequence MSTIKSERGLALVKYLLVGMFFGIVLVKAEVISWFRIQEMFRLQSFHMYGVIGAAVAVGMLSVFLIRKFDIKTISGEKVEIKDKEFKKGQVIGGFIFGLGWAVTGACPGPIFAQMGIGYTVVVVTFISALLGTWVYGKLAEKLPN, from the coding sequence ATGAGTACTATAAAATCAGAAAGGGGTTTGGCTCTGGTGAAATATCTCCTTGTAGGAATGTTTTTTGGGATTGTGCTGGTGAAGGCCGAGGTGATTTCCTGGTTTAGGATCCAAGAAATGTTTAGGCTCCAATCATTTCATATGTATGGTGTGATCGGTGCTGCTGTAGCCGTAGGGATGCTATCTGTTTTCCTGATCAGGAAGTTTGATATCAAAACCATTTCTGGTGAAAAAGTGGAGATTAAGGATAAGGAATTCAAAAAGGGGCAAGTGATCGGAGGATTTATTTTTGGATTGGGGTGGGCAGTTACAGGCGCCTGCCCAGGGCCTATCTTTGCCCAAATGGGAATTGGTTACACGGTGGTGGTCGTTACCTTCATCAGTGCTTTGTTGGGAACCTGGGTGTACGGCAAACTTGCTGAAAAATTGCCTAATTGA
- a CDS encoding YeeE/YedE family protein: MENIINWMSEPWPWYVAGPLLGLTVPILLLIGNRSFGVSSSLRHVCAACVPAKIPFFSYDWKAESWNLLFVAGIVLGGVIAASVLSDPADMVVAGSTKQELMALGITRFENLLPSEIFNWENLFTMKGLIFFVLGGFMVGFGTRYAGGCTSGHAIMGISNLQWPSVVATIFFMLGGFTMTHLFLPALMRLAGF; encoded by the coding sequence ATGGAGAACATAATAAATTGGATGAGCGAGCCTTGGCCATGGTATGTAGCAGGGCCTTTGCTTGGACTCACGGTGCCCATATTGCTGTTGATTGGCAATAGGTCATTTGGAGTTTCTTCATCATTGCGGCATGTGTGTGCCGCTTGTGTCCCTGCGAAAATCCCTTTCTTTTCGTACGATTGGAAGGCTGAGTCCTGGAACTTACTATTTGTGGCAGGTATAGTACTGGGTGGGGTAATCGCTGCATCAGTTCTGTCTGATCCGGCAGATATGGTCGTGGCGGGAAGCACGAAGCAGGAGCTCATGGCACTTGGGATTACGCGATTTGAAAATCTTTTGCCATCCGAAATATTCAATTGGGAGAATTTATTTACCATGAAAGGGTTGATCTTCTTTGTTTTGGGAGGTTTTATGGTGGGCTTTGGTACCCGGTATGCAGGGGGGTGTACTTCTGGCCATGCCATTATGGGAATCAGTAACCTCCAGTGGCCCTCGGTGGTGGCGACCATCTTCTTTATGCTTGGAGGATTTACAATGACACATTTGTTTTTGCCTGCCTTAATGCGGTTGGCAGGCTTTTGA
- a CDS encoding MFS transporter: MKLIRKRRIALSGLFFLAGLSFASWASRIPDFQQLFDLSEGQLGTLLLGMPLGSLIALPLAGWAVDKYGSRKVIVMGSLLYAFSLLSLGFTGSVIQLGVAVVIFGIMGNIMNISLNTQALLVEDGYNRSILASFHGLWSLAGFAGAGIGALMIKLDWAPVYHYWVVAGIMLLILVASFNLLFKEEKRAGGGGLMLKKPDALLLRIGLVGFFGMMCEGCMFDWSGVYLKKVVVASPDLVPLGYVTFMAAMASGRFFSDALANRWSKIVMLRISGTLICLGLLIAVAYPVFWTAVTGFLLVGFGTASVIPLSYSIAGRSKMYSPSISLALVSTISFFGFLLGPPIIGFIAELFDLQVSFAVIAMMGMCISLLVSVKTHIFDNHKVPANKKVAAKG, translated from the coding sequence ATGAAACTAATAAGGAAACGGCGCATTGCGCTAAGTGGACTTTTTTTTCTTGCAGGTTTAAGCTTCGCCTCTTGGGCATCGAGGATTCCTGACTTCCAGCAGCTATTCGATCTCAGTGAAGGACAGTTGGGCACCTTATTGCTGGGGATGCCCCTTGGTTCCCTGATCGCTTTGCCGCTGGCAGGCTGGGCAGTGGACAAATATGGCAGTCGCAAAGTAATCGTGATGGGAAGCTTGCTTTATGCCTTTTCGTTGTTGAGCCTTGGCTTTACCGGTTCGGTTATTCAGCTGGGAGTGGCGGTGGTGATTTTTGGGATAATGGGAAATATCATGAATATTTCCTTAAACACGCAAGCCCTGTTGGTGGAAGATGGATACAACCGCAGCATTTTAGCCTCTTTTCATGGTTTGTGGAGTTTGGCAGGATTTGCTGGAGCCGGCATCGGCGCCTTGATGATCAAGCTCGACTGGGCACCAGTCTATCATTACTGGGTGGTTGCAGGTATTATGCTTCTGATCTTGGTGGCTAGTTTTAATTTACTTTTTAAAGAAGAGAAAAGGGCCGGAGGTGGCGGTTTAATGCTCAAAAAGCCTGATGCATTATTGCTAAGGATAGGCTTGGTCGGTTTTTTTGGAATGATGTGCGAGGGGTGTATGTTTGACTGGAGCGGTGTGTACTTGAAGAAAGTAGTGGTCGCGAGCCCTGATTTGGTACCACTGGGATATGTTACTTTTATGGCTGCTATGGCTTCCGGTAGGTTTTTTTCGGATGCTTTGGCCAATAGGTGGAGTAAGATAGTGATGCTGAGGATTTCTGGCACCTTGATATGCCTGGGGCTACTGATAGCAGTGGCATATCCAGTGTTTTGGACAGCGGTGACGGGCTTTTTGTTAGTGGGTTTTGGAACGGCCTCTGTCATTCCTCTATCCTATAGTATTGCAGGCAGGTCGAAGATGTATTCCCCCAGTATTTCACTGGCATTGGTGTCCACGATTTCATTCTTTGGCTTTTTGCTTGGCCCTCCGATAATAGGGTTTATTGCAGAGCTGTTTGATCTTCAGGTTTCCTTTGCGGTCATTGCGATGATGGGAATGTGCATCTCGCTTTTGGTTAGTGTCAAAACCCACATATTTGATAATCATAAGGTCCCTGCGAATAAAAAAGTGGCTGCAAAAGGCTGA
- the metG gene encoding methionine--tRNA ligase yields MSKRDFKRYTVTSALPYANGPLHIGHLAGCYIPSDIYVRYLRSLGKDVVYIGGSDEHGVAITIKAKKEGVTPQEIVDRYHGIMKASFEEFGISFDHYSRTSSLVHHETASEFFKDLYDKGEFLEQTTEQYYDEEAGQFLADRYIEGTCPKCGHEGAYGDQCEKCGSSLSPTELINPKSKLSGNSPVLKETKHWFLDLGKYAGFLRKWILEEHQEDWKNNVLGQCRSWLETGDGLQARSMTRDMDWGVPVPVEGAEGKVLYVWFDAPIGYISSTKEWAAEKGVDWEPYWKDEDTKLVHFIGKDNIVFHCIIFPAILKTHGEYVLPDNVPANEFLNLEGEKISTSRNWAVWLHEYLKEFPGKQDVLRYVLTANAPETKDNDFTWKDFQGRNNSELVAIYGNFVNRAVVLTQKYFDGEIPVREKLSAYDREVLEGLAAYPGKIAASIEKFRFREALGLVMDFARMGNKYLADTEPWKSIKEDKIRTGTVLNIALNIAANLGVVSEPFLPFTAQKLAKMLGTEGVDWTKAGNGEILKGGETIGDAALLFEKVEDSVVEQQVNKLLETKKQNEAANAPAEPVKDTIAFDDFAKMDLRVVTVLEAEKMKKSKKLLKLVVDTGLGKRTVLSGISEYYKPEDLVGKQVTMLINLAPRKMMGIESEGMILMAEDKDGSLRLMMPSDPAAPGSPIN; encoded by the coding sequence ATGAGCAAAAGAGACTTTAAGAGATATACCGTTACTTCCGCGTTACCTTATGCCAATGGACCACTCCATATTGGCCATTTGGCAGGTTGCTATATTCCATCAGATATATATGTCCGCTACTTACGATCCTTGGGTAAGGATGTAGTTTATATTGGTGGTTCCGACGAGCACGGGGTGGCCATTACCATTAAGGCAAAAAAAGAGGGTGTTACCCCACAGGAAATAGTGGACCGCTATCATGGTATCATGAAAGCCAGTTTTGAGGAATTTGGAATTAGTTTTGATCATTATAGTCGTACCAGTTCGCTGGTGCATCATGAGACAGCTTCTGAGTTTTTTAAGGATTTATATGACAAGGGAGAGTTTTTAGAGCAGACCACTGAGCAATATTACGACGAGGAAGCAGGTCAGTTTTTGGCCGATCGCTACATCGAAGGAACCTGCCCAAAGTGTGGCCACGAAGGAGCGTATGGCGACCAATGCGAAAAATGTGGGTCCTCGCTGAGCCCTACCGAACTGATCAATCCAAAATCTAAACTTAGCGGTAATTCACCGGTTCTTAAGGAAACCAAGCATTGGTTTTTGGACCTTGGAAAATATGCAGGCTTTCTGAGAAAGTGGATACTGGAAGAGCATCAAGAGGATTGGAAAAATAACGTGCTGGGGCAATGCCGCTCTTGGCTAGAGACAGGCGATGGCCTTCAGGCAAGGTCCATGACCAGGGATATGGACTGGGGTGTACCCGTGCCTGTCGAAGGGGCCGAAGGAAAAGTGCTATATGTGTGGTTTGACGCTCCAATAGGTTATATTTCCTCTACCAAAGAGTGGGCTGCAGAAAAGGGAGTAGATTGGGAGCCATATTGGAAGGATGAGGATACGAAGTTGGTGCATTTTATTGGAAAGGATAATATTGTATTTCACTGTATCATTTTTCCTGCAATTCTAAAAACACACGGAGAGTATGTACTTCCTGATAATGTGCCTGCCAATGAGTTTTTGAATCTTGAAGGAGAAAAGATATCTACATCTCGAAACTGGGCAGTCTGGCTGCATGAGTACTTGAAGGAATTCCCCGGCAAACAAGATGTGCTACGATATGTCTTAACGGCCAATGCACCTGAAACCAAGGACAATGACTTTACTTGGAAAGACTTTCAGGGAAGAAATAATTCCGAACTCGTGGCCATCTATGGCAACTTTGTGAATCGTGCCGTAGTCCTTACCCAGAAGTATTTCGATGGCGAAATTCCTGTGAGAGAAAAGCTTTCGGCCTACGATAGGGAAGTATTGGAAGGATTGGCTGCTTATCCCGGTAAAATAGCTGCTTCCATTGAGAAATTCAGGTTTAGGGAAGCACTTGGGCTGGTGATGGATTTTGCCCGTATGGGCAATAAATACCTGGCTGATACAGAGCCTTGGAAGAGTATTAAAGAAGATAAGATAAGAACAGGTACGGTGTTAAACATCGCATTGAACATTGCGGCAAATCTTGGCGTAGTATCAGAGCCTTTCCTTCCCTTTACAGCCCAAAAGCTCGCCAAAATGTTGGGGACAGAAGGTGTAGACTGGACCAAGGCAGGCAATGGAGAGATTCTCAAAGGTGGTGAGACTATTGGTGATGCGGCATTGCTGTTTGAAAAAGTAGAAGACAGCGTGGTAGAGCAGCAGGTAAATAAGTTGCTGGAAACCAAAAAGCAGAACGAAGCAGCAAACGCTCCGGCGGAACCTGTGAAGGATACTATTGCTTTTGACGACTTTGCCAAAATGGACCTGAGGGTCGTTACCGTACTGGAAGCAGAGAAGATGAAGAAATCCAAAAAACTGCTAAAACTAGTAGTGGATACCGGCTTAGGAAAACGGACGGTATTAAGTGGTATTTCCGAATACTATAAACCAGAGGACCTCGTAGGAAAACAAGTGACCATGCTGATTAATCTGGCACCAAGAAAAATGATGGGAATCGAATCGGAAGGGATGATTTTGATGGCAGAAGATAAAGATGGCTCTTTACGCTTGATGATGCCAAGTGATCCAGCAGCGCCGGGATCTCCAATCAACTAG
- a CDS encoding 4'-phosphopantetheinyl transferase family protein: MNSQLYISKIHCSTVLLPNWNQQSNYLIDDHIDLWRISVKELMGKLSPLQQYLTEQELTTMNRYQRDSDRIRYIIGKGYLKVLLSKYLNKPPMEIEFMEGINKKPVLKGDRTIHFNISHSRDWVIFGFCPDELGVDIEHVDRDFDFLSLINNCFTRPETHFIENAYSPRHEFYKLWTRKESLLKATSVGMVDNLHTINCLDGTQYIPYEVGGGFSDWKIKSLLMDETYFISLSFPVKYRKIRFFDV; this comes from the coding sequence ATGAATAGCCAACTATATATCAGTAAGATTCATTGCAGCACCGTTTTACTTCCCAACTGGAACCAACAATCGAACTATTTGATCGATGATCATATAGACCTTTGGAGAATTTCTGTAAAAGAACTAATGGGGAAGCTCTCCCCTCTGCAACAATACCTTACAGAACAAGAACTCACAACAATGAACAGGTACCAACGGGACAGTGACCGGATCAGGTATATCATTGGTAAAGGGTATCTAAAAGTCCTGCTGTCAAAGTACCTTAACAAACCCCCTATGGAAATTGAATTTATGGAGGGCATCAATAAAAAACCGGTCTTAAAAGGAGACAGGACCATTCATTTTAACATTTCCCACTCTAGAGACTGGGTGATTTTTGGTTTTTGCCCTGATGAACTGGGGGTGGACATCGAACACGTGGACAGGGATTTTGACTTTCTGTCGCTGATCAATAACTGCTTCACCAGGCCCGAAACACATTTTATAGAAAATGCTTATTCGCCCCGTCATGAATTCTATAAACTTTGGACCAGAAAAGAGTCTCTGCTGAAAGCCACCTCAGTAGGAATGGTGGACAACCTCCATACGATCAATTGCCTGGATGGCACCCAATATATCCCATATGAAGTAGGTGGTGGTTTCTCGGATTGGAAAATCAAAAGCTTGTTGATGGACGAAACCTATTTTATCAGCTTATCATTTCCTGTAAAATATCGAAAAATTCGTTTTTTTGATGTGTAA
- a CDS encoding non-ribosomal peptide synthetase, with amino-acid sequence MNPDLTYKVVDYDPFGCPIEKAYASITSQREIWLACKIGGDDANRAYNESISLVLKGKLDQSSFLEALQEVIKRHEALRAIFAIDGQQILIQEEIPFSIHTQDISSLDTTTASEYIDQFKREDSLTAFDLESGPLFRMALHKFCPSKHCFTLTIHHIIGDGWSLGVILEDICKIYNAKVQQVTSLLPVVNPLSDYCQQITALESMPEHADTISFWLEKFNHQTEDFSLPIDHIRPELKEYKSERLDFKAPKTQIDQIHTLGKSVGVSLVNTFIIAFELFLSKKSQHQEVVLGIPAAGQSATGLFNLVGHCVNLLPLKSKVDNNTSFRSFLKQRNEEILDCYDHQLFTYSSLLNKLNRKRDLSRTALVPVIFNLDMGMDSLVQFYGLEHELISNPRAFDNFELALNLTNCKDSYQFEWSYRTTLFEKATIVRMMEEFNRLLQTVVSHPETLLRDIYLFDPVKLVHFYEKWNHTEHAYPKNVPFTRLVHAMANQFPTKTAIEFQNQLITYKELEDQSNRFAAFLQSKKFKKGDRIGLFMPRSADMVIGLLGIIKSGVTYIPIDPELPHDRIHHMLMDASAKAIVTTTSIKNIPPAAVQLVFMEDFHRIFETLPNTYQEANIQMNDPVYILYTSGSTGLPKGVQVNHQNLTNLLYSLKDRPGISYSERVLAVTTISFDVAGMELFGPLVAGATVVIADTPTLKDGRLLLKALREKNITRVFSTPATYQMLVQVGWDYPLPLKIISGGEPFQRSLVEKLLPITEEIWNAYGPTETTIQSSLKLIEAPDDFDSIGTPINNTEIYLLDEHRQLVDIGEVGEIYIGGDGIALGYWQKPDLSQERFIPNPFDNTGKLMYKTGDLGKFKANGELMCLGRIDNQVKIRGHRIELGEIEQQINLLEGIMASYVMLQESQQGHKQLVAYVTCTTANTHKEASTISDETQKMWKANIQAKLPEYMLPSHWVVMKQFPLTPNGKIDHKALPLPTSKTLANPTADHPEWSTNEKLVGEIWKKSLQLTHINLDDDFFELGGHSILAVEVMSSLDKKIDTQLPLTTIFKHSTVRAFAALLENREKTEEIRKEWSSLVPIKPDGSKPPIYVIHGVAANITNYYKLIEHVNKDQPIFGLQAKGLNGIDTPNSGLENIAAHYVNEILQHNPEGPYHIGGYSFGGYVAFEMARQLIEKNKALGKLIIFDTSVEPEDEEKVKTGLLEMISKELNKRKVEMQLLVEAPNTFRTTKGRMIKRKAENLLTKIGLQKDRSPYDRAAIIKKIKEINKASMLNYSLRPINADLILFRTRIKLAPVKEEKYYGWAPYVNAIQVIDIDGDHNSMFEPPFVAPFASKLQETLDGIT; translated from the coding sequence ATGAATCCGGATTTAACCTATAAAGTTGTTGATTACGATCCCTTTGGATGCCCCATTGAGAAAGCCTATGCCAGTATCACCTCCCAGCGTGAAATTTGGCTAGCCTGTAAAATCGGCGGAGACGATGCCAACAGAGCCTATAATGAGTCCATCTCTTTGGTATTAAAGGGAAAACTTGACCAGTCATCTTTCCTGGAAGCTCTCCAAGAGGTCATCAAACGTCACGAAGCTCTAAGGGCGATATTTGCCATCGACGGTCAACAAATCCTTATTCAGGAAGAAATACCTTTTTCAATACACACCCAAGACATCTCTTCCCTGGATACCACGACCGCTTCCGAGTACATTGACCAATTTAAACGTGAAGATTCCCTTACCGCTTTTGACCTGGAAAGTGGCCCACTGTTCAGGATGGCCCTTCACAAATTTTGTCCTTCGAAGCATTGTTTTACCCTTACTATCCACCACATCATCGGCGATGGGTGGTCACTTGGAGTGATACTGGAAGATATTTGTAAAATTTACAATGCCAAAGTTCAGCAGGTTACTTCCCTGTTACCGGTGGTCAATCCCCTCAGTGATTACTGCCAGCAAATTACTGCACTGGAAAGCATGCCGGAACATGCTGATACCATTTCATTTTGGCTAGAAAAATTCAACCATCAAACAGAAGATTTTTCGCTTCCGATTGACCACATACGTCCCGAATTAAAAGAGTACAAAAGCGAACGGCTGGATTTTAAAGCACCCAAAACCCAAATCGATCAAATCCACACACTTGGCAAGTCTGTAGGCGTATCGCTTGTCAACACCTTTATTATTGCGTTTGAACTGTTTCTTTCGAAGAAAAGTCAGCACCAGGAGGTAGTCCTAGGTATTCCGGCAGCTGGACAGTCCGCTACTGGCCTGTTTAACCTTGTGGGACACTGTGTCAATCTTTTACCACTGAAGAGTAAGGTAGACAACAATACCTCATTCCGTTCTTTCTTAAAGCAGCGAAACGAGGAAATACTCGACTGCTACGACCATCAGCTTTTCACTTATAGTAGCCTGCTAAACAAACTTAATCGTAAAAGAGACCTCTCGAGGACGGCTTTGGTGCCCGTGATTTTCAATCTGGACATGGGGATGGATTCACTCGTCCAGTTTTACGGGCTTGAGCATGAGCTGATCAGTAACCCTAGGGCTTTTGATAATTTTGAACTGGCACTAAACCTGACTAACTGTAAGGACTCCTACCAGTTTGAATGGTCATACCGCACGACCCTTTTTGAAAAAGCTACCATCGTTCGGATGATGGAGGAATTTAATCGGCTCCTTCAGACGGTAGTAAGCCATCCTGAAACGCTATTGAGAGACATTTACCTTTTTGACCCTGTCAAACTTGTCCACTTCTATGAAAAATGGAATCACACCGAACATGCCTACCCTAAGAATGTTCCTTTCACCAGATTGGTGCACGCGATGGCTAATCAGTTTCCTACTAAAACAGCCATAGAATTCCAAAATCAGCTGATCACATATAAGGAGCTAGAAGACCAATCCAACAGATTTGCTGCATTTTTACAAAGCAAAAAATTTAAAAAAGGTGATCGAATAGGACTTTTTATGCCTCGATCAGCAGACATGGTCATTGGGCTTTTGGGAATTATCAAGTCAGGGGTGACCTATATCCCTATTGATCCTGAGTTGCCGCATGATCGCATCCACCACATGCTAATGGACGCCAGTGCCAAAGCGATCGTCACGACCACCTCCATTAAGAATATTCCACCAGCCGCAGTGCAGCTGGTTTTCATGGAAGACTTCCATCGGATTTTTGAAACCTTGCCCAACACCTATCAGGAGGCAAATATCCAGATGAATGACCCCGTTTACATCCTTTACACTTCCGGATCAACAGGCTTGCCCAAAGGCGTACAAGTCAACCATCAAAATCTCACCAACCTTCTTTACAGTCTTAAAGACCGCCCTGGGATTTCTTATTCAGAGCGCGTATTGGCAGTTACCACGATTTCCTTTGATGTCGCGGGTATGGAGCTTTTTGGCCCTTTGGTGGCCGGTGCTACGGTGGTCATCGCCGACACTCCTACCCTAAAGGATGGTAGGCTGCTCCTGAAGGCACTTCGTGAAAAAAACATTACCAGGGTGTTTTCTACACCGGCCACTTATCAGATGCTGGTTCAGGTGGGATGGGATTATCCATTGCCGCTAAAGATCATCTCCGGAGGTGAACCCTTCCAAAGAAGCCTTGTCGAAAAATTACTGCCCATTACAGAGGAAATCTGGAACGCTTATGGCCCCACAGAAACGACCATTCAATCCAGCCTGAAGCTCATTGAAGCACCGGATGATTTTGATTCTATAGGCACCCCCATAAATAATACAGAGATCTATTTACTTGATGAACACCGGCAACTGGTGGATATTGGCGAGGTCGGGGAAATCTATATTGGCGGAGATGGCATAGCACTGGGATATTGGCAAAAACCTGACCTTTCGCAGGAACGATTTATCCCTAACCCTTTTGATAATACCGGTAAATTAATGTACAAAACAGGCGATCTCGGGAAGTTTAAGGCCAATGGTGAACTGATGTGTTTGGGGAGGATTGACAACCAGGTCAAGATAAGAGGGCACCGCATTGAGCTAGGAGAAATAGAACAGCAGATCAACCTGCTGGAAGGGATCATGGCTTCTTATGTGATGCTACAGGAATCACAGCAAGGCCATAAGCAACTGGTCGCCTATGTGACCTGTACTACTGCTAATACACATAAAGAAGCTTCAACCATATCGGATGAAACCCAGAAAATGTGGAAAGCAAATATCCAAGCAAAATTGCCGGAATACATGCTTCCTTCACATTGGGTGGTCATGAAGCAGTTCCCACTCACGCCTAATGGAAAAATAGACCATAAAGCCCTGCCCCTTCCGACATCAAAGACTTTGGCAAATCCTACAGCAGACCATCCGGAGTGGTCTACAAATGAAAAGCTCGTTGGTGAGATATGGAAGAAAAGCCTACAATTGACCCATATCAATTTGGATGATGACTTCTTTGAGCTTGGAGGGCACTCGATCCTTGCGGTGGAAGTCATGAGTTCACTGGATAAAAAAATCGACACACAATTACCCCTTACGACGATATTTAAGCATTCTACCGTAAGGGCATTTGCTGCCCTTCTGGAAAACCGGGAAAAAACTGAAGAGATAAGGAAAGAATGGAGTTCCCTAGTTCCGATCAAGCCTGATGGCAGCAAACCACCCATCTATGTCATTCATGGTGTTGCTGCCAATATTACCAACTACTACAAACTCATCGAGCATGTGAATAAGGACCAACCCATTTTTGGTCTTCAAGCGAAGGGGTTAAATGGCATTGACACACCAAACTCAGGGCTGGAAAATATCGCTGCACACTATGTCAATGAAATCCTCCAGCACAATCCTGAAGGACCATATCATATCGGAGGCTATTCCTTTGGTGGCTATGTGGCTTTTGAAATGGCCCGGCAACTAATTGAAAAAAACAAAGCCTTGGGCAAATTGATCATCTTCGACACGAGCGTGGAACCGGAGGATGAAGAGAAAGTCAAAACAGGACTGTTGGAAATGATTTCGAAGGAATTGAACAAAAGAAAAGTGGAAATGCAACTTCTGGTAGAAGCCCCAAATACTTTCAGAACCACTAAAGGAAGGATGATCAAACGGAAAGCCGAAAACCTATTAACCAAGATAGGCCTTCAAAAAGACAGATCCCCTTATGACCGAGCCGCTATCATAAAAAAAATAAAAGAAATAAATAAGGCTTCTATGCTCAACTACTCCCTGCGTCCTATAAACGCTGACCTGATACTTTTTAGGACAAGGATCAAACTGGCTCCAGTGAAAGAAGAAAAATACTATGGATGGGCTCCGTATGTAAATGCTATCCAAGTAATCGATATAGATGGAGATCATAACAGCATGTTCGAGCCTCCATTTGTAGCTCCATTTGCCAGTAAACTCCAGGAAACCCTGGACGGTATCACATAG